The following coding sequences lie in one Arachis hypogaea cultivar Tifrunner chromosome 9, arahy.Tifrunner.gnm2.J5K5, whole genome shotgun sequence genomic window:
- the LOC112709113 gene encoding L10-interacting MYB domain-containing protein-like: MNLITSEEKNDGKEIAQWNKNLVDIFCALCVKSIEAGSKPGIHFDTKGWKQLIAEFTKATGKEYNRKQLRNKWDQLKVDWKNWKQLKGNETGLGWDSAKKTIDASEEWWAKKLAVIPKAKKFRKEGIHPDFEATLDRMFQRTVATGEDAWTPSSGIVPSSIEKDTQLEDSEDSDIEHESSVINIKRKRENFTNANTYKKAKKVGGAQKLSHQIDRLCEAVECRSSNKNDTLGPSITQAIEELDAIPDIDPLGQIYMFATRLFLDKDKRELFVALKHKEVKIAWLMNEKNVQEEKENNLFTKLF; encoded by the exons ATGAATTTGATCACATCTGAAGAGAAAAATGATGGAAAAGAAATTGCACAATGGAACAAAAATTTAGTAGACATCTTTTGTGCTTTGTGTGTGAAAAGTATTGAAGCTGGTAGCAAACCGGGCATACATTTTGATACCAAAGGTTGGAAACAATTGATAGCTGAATTCACAAAAGCTACGGGAAAAGAATATAATAGAAAACAATTGAGAAACAAATGGGATCAGTTGAAAGTAGATTGGAAGAATTGGAAGCAATTGAAAGGGAACGAGACTGGACTTGGATGGGATTCTGCTAAAAAGACAATTGATGCAAGTGAAGAGTGGTGGGCTAAAAAATTAGCG GTTATTCCAAAggctaaaaaatttagaaaagaagggATTCATCCAGATTTTGAGGCAACATTGGATAGGATGTTTCAAAGAACAGTTGCAACAGGAGAAGATGCTTGGACTCCATCTTCCGGAATAGTTCCTTCTTCAATTGAGAAAGATACACAACTTGAAGATAGTGAAGATTCTGATATAGAGCATGAGTCTAGTGTtataaacattaaaagaaaaagggaaaatttCACTAATGCTAATACTTACAAGAAAGCAAAAAAAGTTGGAGGTGCTCAGAAATTGTCACACCAAATTGATAGACTTTGTGAGGCTGTGGAATGTAGGAGCTCCAATAAAAATGATACTTTGGGACCTAGTATAACTCAAGCAATAGAAGAATTGGATGCTATACCGGATATAGATCCACTTGGACAAATTTATATGTTTGCAACTCGACTCTTCTTGGATAAAGATAAAAGAGAGCTGTTCGTTGCCTTAAAGCATAAAGAAGTCAAAATTGCGTGGTTAATGAACGAAAAGAATGTCCAAGAGGAGAAGGAGAATAATTTATTTACAAagcttttttaa